The region GATGCATTGATCGTTCTGATGAAATATCAGAACAGGGGGTATGCCCTGCTCGAGTTTTGATCACTCTCCCATGGAGCGGCGTTATTTCGCGAGCATCCGGCCGACACCCGCGAATACCTCCTCCACCCCGAGCTCTTCCATGCAGGGGTTGCCGATCGGACAGATGGTGTAATTGCAGCCGAGGCAGACGAGCTTCTCATTCTGGACGATCTCGGACGGGACGCCCACCGGGCCCTGAAGCTCGGGATTTGTCGGGCCGAAGATCGCGACAACGGGCGTACCGACCGCAGCAGCGATGTGCATGGGCCCCGAGTCGTTGGTCACGAGCAGGTTGCACCGCTTGAGAATCGCGGCGAGCTGCTTCAGATTACTCGGCGGAATTAACATCGCCTTTGCACTCATGAGGTCCTGAATCTCAGCTGCCATTTTTTCCTCCCCCGGACCCCAGACGATTAGAATCTCGGAGTTGTGCGTCTTGGAGATCAGGTCTCCAAGCGCTGCGAACTGCGGAATCCGCCATCTTTTGGTCGACCACCCCCCTCCCGGATTGAGCGCGACGACTCGCTTGCCGGCAAGATGTTCTTTTTCGAAAAATGCCTTCGCAAACTCGTTCGCCTCAGAAGAAACCGGAAAATGCGGCAGGGTCTCCAGGACGGGAACTCCGATCCGCCTTACTGCATCGAGATTGAAATCGGTATTATGAAGCTGGTCTCCCCGCGGCTCCGTGAGGATGTTGTAGCAATGTTTGCGCCAGCCAAACCGGTAGCCCACCCGGTAGCGGGCGCCGCTTCCGAGCGTGACCAGCGCGCTGCGGGGGTTTCCGAAGA is a window of Bacteroidota bacterium DNA encoding:
- a CDS encoding glycosyltransferase family 9 protein, translating into MTVDPRLVKNILVVKLRAIGDVLLSTVVLKSLRSAFPEARIDFLTERPSREVVEGNPDLDSVLVFDGRRESGVGLILKVRRRRYDMVIDLFGNPRSALVTLGSGARYRVGYRFGWRKHCYNILTEPRGDQLHNTDFNLDAVRRIGVPVLETLPHFPVSSEANEFAKAFFEKEHLAGKRVVALNPGGGWSTKRWRIPQFAALGDLISKTHNSEILIVWGPGEEKMAAEIQDLMSAKAMLIPPSNLKQLAAILKRCNLLVTNDSGPMHIAAAVGTPVVAIFGPTNPELQGPVGVPSEIVQNEKLVCLGCNYTICPIGNPCMEELGVEEVFAGVGRMLAK